A stretch of the Acyrthosiphon pisum isolate AL4f chromosome A2, pea_aphid_22Mar2018_4r6ur, whole genome shotgun sequence genome encodes the following:
- the LOC100573976 gene encoding uncharacterized protein LOC100573976 — MTDTDSSDVSSTSDVNYSDIDFDTPNTTDLKLSDNSDEPCDERPINNVSFERNSNRALRTYDQDSLSSPSENELDTVSLSSYVTSHGKTYQYDKCAVVLCNANARNQFDRLFFINFPRDNRSLSEIWWKLCGHNGMLNPMSKICSIHFKPDDFTPHMERRDGKLYKQTVLKNSYIVPTLYLKPYEYTKFTRKRKKRANDARKLPKKLTSVYVCVIQGCKKTSLKNAKDTLFFKFPLENKFLLKKWLTIIGLPYWKPLPTNRICSDHFESYYITKISNVFQLHKFAVPSIRPKNLFNHEDYNSKQPKTPVNDHIKPCDFNKLEFNIIDKNTLLVKEKKIKKSNDGRTILLNSLEDQIDQQLKKYGKILETTTLANATVINNSVKEKPLLNSSTKCNKTNVENILNDVNDIKEFQSKEKNTQILQSLNSSTKCNKTNVEEILNDVNDIKEFQSEEKTTQTLQLLNSSTKCNELNVDNILNDVNDIKEFQSKEKTTLSLTKQYLESFEKEIAKEREDINGNINNNDMDLDYVYLDILNDVNMNASVMEVQPTCDTNNSLKDEHNTAVLEFETNKNELKNMSVESIKTNLLFDDKEAMNKISNNNDLDLEYVYLGMLNDENMIGVQPLYDSNINVKVDECNTTEIGFEINKINSKNIIEESKNIEVSKKHKIVEVETPKSIIYDQNLTECYGEMLPPYCDPNCQLKCYYSVPGPQRRQIFNQFHMLQNVTEQNCKITELVQLIMVENVESDFERCLTFHLVMNKESVKVCRMFFMNTLGISEHRLDAVLKPASYSWYSNSDTVLKANQPKQAKVICEQITITDFMKESLKLLDKDYNLYEPESDTEVSLENVSSEEQEKVLMYIKSIPKVLCIPNFPGDLRKQMFETSICVAYMYKTYSENYIRNKIPPPYTKRQFKKIYNQYMKSHLKMV, encoded by the exons ATGACGGATACCGATTCTAGTGACGTTTCTTCTACGAGCGATGTAAATTATTCGGACATCGACTTCGATACACCGAATACCACAGACCTGAAATTGAGTGACAACAGTGATGAACCATGTGATGAACGTCCGATTAACAACGTTTCATTCGAAAGA aaTTCAAACCGAGCCCTAAGAACATACGACCAAGATTCCCTGTCATCGCCTTCAGAAAATGAACTTGACACAGTATCGCTGTCTTCATATGTAACGAGTCATGGAAAA ACCTACCAGTATGATAAATGTGCGGTTGTCTTGTGTAATGCAAATGCAAGAAACCAGTTTGATAGattatttttcatcaacttTCCCAGAGATAATAGAAGTCTTAGTGAAATTTGGTGGAAATTATGTGGACACAATGGTATGTTAAATCCTATGTCAAAGATATGCTCAATACATTTTAAGCCCGATGATTTTACTCCTCATATGGAAAGAAGAGATGGAAAACTGTATAAACAAACTGTATTGAAAAACAGTTATATTGTACCAACTCTTTATTTAAAACCGTATGAGTATACAAAGTTTACAAGGAAACGAAAAAAACGTGCTAATGATGCTCGCA agTTACCCAAGAAATTAACATCAGTTTATGTATGTGTAATTCAAGGCTGTAAGAAAACatctttaaaaaatgcaaaagatacattatttttcaa atttccaCTTGAAAACAAGTTTCTGCTTAAAAAATGGTTAACTATTATTGGATTACCATATTGGAAGCCATTACCAACTAATCGAATATGCTCTGATCATTTTGaaagttattacattacaaagATTTCTAATGTTTTTCAACTTCATAAGTTTGCAGTCCCATCAATAAGACCAAAA aactTGTTTAATCACGAAGATTACAATAGTAAACAGCCAAAAACACCTGTGAATGATCATATAAAACCATGTGATTTTAATAAgctagaatttaatattatagataaaaatacattgttagtcaaagaaaaaaaaattaaaaaaagtaatgatGGAAGAACTATTTTGTTAAATTCATTGGAAGATCAAATAGAtcaacaactaaaaaaatatggtaaaataCTTGAGACAACAACCCTTGCAAATGCAACAGTAATAAACAACAGTGTTAAAG AAAAACCATTATTAAATTCTTCAACAAAATGCAATAAAACAAATGTAGAGAACATTTTGAATGATGTCAATGATATTAAAGAATTTCAATCGAAAGAGAAGAACACTCAAATACTACAATCATTAAATTCTTCAACAAAATGCAATAAAACAAATGTTGAGGAAATTTTGAATGATGTCAATGATATTAAAGAGTTTCAATCCGAAGAAAAGACTACTCAAAcactacaattattaaattcttcAACAAAATGCAACGaattaaatgttgataatattttgaatgatgTCAATGACATTAAAGAATTTCAATCTAAAGAAAAGACTACATTAAgtttaacaaaacaatatttagaatCATTTGAAAAAGAAATCGCAAAag aaAGAGAGGAcataaatggaaatataaataataatgatatggatTTAGATTATGTATATCTGGATATATTAAATGATGTCAATATGAATGCAAGTGTGATGGAAGTTCAACCTACATGTGATACAAACAATAGTTTAAAAG ATGAGCATAATACTGCTGTATTGGAATtcgaaacaaataaaaatgaattgaaaaatatgtctGTAGAATCAATAaagacaaatttattatttgatg ATAAAGAAGCGatgaataaaatttcaaataataatgacttaGATTTGGAATATGTTTATTTGGGTATGTTAAATGATGAAAATATGATTGGAGTACAACCTTTATATGATTCAAACATTAACGTAAAAG TAGATGAATGTAATACAACTGAAATaggatttgaaataaataaaattaattcgaaaaatataattgaagaaTCTAAAAACATTGAAGTATCCAAAAAGCATAAAATTGTTGAAG TAGAAACTCCAAAATCCATTATTTATGATCAAAACTTAACAGAATGTTATGGTGAAATGCTTCCACCTTATTGCGACCCTAATTGTCagctaaaatgttattattctgTACCTGGCCCCCAACGAAGACAAATTTTCAATCAATTCCATATGTTGCAAAATGTGACTGAACAGAATTGTAAAATCACTGAATTAGTGCAATTGATTATGGTTGAAAATGTAGAAAGTGATTTTGAGAGGTGTCTGACATTCCACTTAGTTATGAATAAGGAGTCTGTGAAGGTGTGCCGAAtgttttttatgaatacattGGGTATTTCTGAACATCGTCTCGATGCCGTTTTGAAACCAGCTAGTTACAGTTGGTATTCTAATAGTGACACTGTATTAAAAGCTAATCAACCAAAACAAGCAAAAGTAATTTGTGAGCAGATAACTATCACAGATTTCATGAAAGAATCTTTAAAACTGTTGGACAAGGACTACAATTTATACGAACCTGAGAGTGATACCGAAGTTAGTCTAGAAAATGTGTCTTCCGAAGAACAAGAAAAAGTGTTGATGTACATAAAAAGTATTCCTAAGGTTTTGTGCATACCCAATTTTCCTGGAGACTTAAGGAAACAAATGTTTGAAACTAGTATTTGTGTggcatatatgtataaaacatattctGAAAATTACATTAgaaacaagattccaccgccTTATACAAAacgtcagtttaaaaaaatctacaacCAGTATATGAAGTCccatttaaaaatggtttaa